A single Triticum dicoccoides isolate Atlit2015 ecotype Zavitan chromosome 2A, WEW_v2.0, whole genome shotgun sequence DNA region contains:
- the LOC119357665 gene encoding condensin complex subunit 1-like: MAPPFVFPASLRDLERDDDGDDEGTSFDLSDKELFCIEEQDVFNSIYSLVRDFTCLPPGLKFNLVEALRSNLSVLLPNIDSLSRASMSSPSDGIPITDRIASHRNALKIYSFFLLSIVLAQESSADSGTGAKVTAHGRKKNPVYAWNWEAQRGRIMNLVANSLEVDLTLLFGPGGADERYLSFASKCTYVLFENQNVLKDEETRNGLCRIIGAIATRHQKISQTSASVLHLIHKYDFTVAHLAEAVAAAEKKFGDGSLAISLIREIGRTDPKDYVRDGAGADNVGRFLVELADRLPKLMSTNLGVLIPHFGGESYKIRNSLVGVLGKLAAKAFKDVDGNNSAHSIRLRSKQAMLEILIERCRDVSAYTRSRVLQVWAELCEENAISIGLWNEVASVASGRLEDKSAIVRKSALQLLITMLQHNPFGPQLRATTFEATLEKYKEKLEEKESQSPAEGELVNDHPLGEVTVGQDESVSDSCLLSSQDQTDQDPMFVDITNLEQIRALVASLEAGLRFTTCITSLMPILIQLLASSSATDVENTILLLMRCRQFQVEGSEAALRKMLPLVFSQDKSIYEAVESAFIAIYTKRIPTETAKSLINLNIDCSIGDLAALESLVSSLVLKGEISSNTMSALWDYFCFNINGVRPVQCRGALSILCMAAKSSPSILGTHLQDIVDIGFGRLAKEEPLLARTACLALQRLSEEDKIKLLSTSTRVFAALQSLVTSFSLPEKIWYGATDKAISAIYTLHPAPEIFAAEIAKKSLSSVFSAFGMDGMSNGVELETQNSSTITELSAMKLGRFLFVISHIALNHLVYIETSVKKIHKQKQKNEKSQSTNEDSQVDGSKNSEAQDINAELGLGATRDIAIEFFAEKAEREIVSYSCEKNLLGHCGPFLSKLCRNLTLLQKFPELHASAMLALCRLMIIDAEFCEANLQILFTVVENASSEIVRSNCTIALGDLAVRFPNLLEPWTEHIYARLSDSSASVRKNAVLVISHLILNDMMKVKGYINEMAVRVEDEDERISSLAKLFFHELSKKGSNPIYNLLPDILSRLCNQHLKEETFRNIMQFLIGSIKKDKQMEALVDKLCNRFAGVNDVRQWEYISYCLSQLTFTEKGLKKLIDNFKIFEHALCEDSVLNHFRSVIAKCKKFAKPDLKACIEEFEEKVSKVHEEKKEQEATARNAEAHKQKIDSLDKILLAKEAGQNDRNSAEEETSEVIDPSVDGNVEDKETEETSEVTDPSVDSNVENKGAEEGTGDIDPSVDSNAENKETEEATEVTDPSLGSNAENETEEGTEVTGPSVDSSAENEETDEATEDIDPSADRAAENKENRTKGSGNICSGKSQTSSTVTESEDDSTEVQSSKTVRSRKGSTRSTVKKIREPILEDSADVAPPVRRSTRSSRRQ, from the exons AATGCCCTCAAGATCTACTCCTTTTTCCTCCTCTCCATTGTCCTCGCTCAGGAATCTTCAGCTGATAGTGGCACTGGGGCAAAG GTGACAGCACATGGTCGGAAGAAGAATCCTGTTTATGCTTGGAATTGGGAAGCGCAAAGAGGGCGGATCATGAATCTGGTCGCCAATTCTCTTGAAGTTGACCTTACACTACTTTTTGGTCCAGGCGGCGCTGATGAGCGATACCTATCTTTTGCTTCAAA GTGTACTTATGTTCTCTTTGAGAATCAAAATGTGTTAAAAGATGAGGAAACAAGAAATGGTCTATGCCGGATAATTGGTGCAATAGCTACAAGGCATCAAAAGATTTCTCAAACCAGTGCATCCGTCTTGCATTTGATCCATAAATATGATTTCACTGTCGCTCATCTTGCTGAAGCAGTTGCTGCTGCTGAGAAAAAGTTTGGTGATGGAAGCTTGGCAATTTCCCTGATCAGGGAAATAGGTCGCACTGACCCGAAAGACTACGTGAGAGATGGTGCTGGTGCTGACAATGTTGGGAGATTCTTAGTAGAACTTGCAGATCGTTTGCCAAAACTTATGTCTACCAATCTTGGTGTTCTAATACCACATTTTGGTGGGGAATCATACAAGATTAGGAATTCTCTTGTTGGGGTCTTGGGCAAGTTGGCTGCAAAGGCTTTCAAAGACGTTGATGGAAATAACAGTGCTCATTCCATAAGGCTCCGAAGTAAGCAGGCTATGCTAGAAATTTTGATCGAGCGTTGTAGGGATGTGTCAGCATACACGAGGAGTCGTGTCCTTCAGGTCTGGGCAGAGTTGTGTGAAGAAAATGCTATTTCAATTGGCCTGTGGAATGAAGTGGCATCAGTTGCTTCAGGGAGGTTGGAGGATAAAAGTGCAATCGTCAGGAAATCAGCACTACAACTTCTCATCACAATGCTGCAACACAACCCTTTTGGGCCTCAACTAAGGGCCACTACCTTTGAGGCAACTTTAGAGAAGTACAAGGAGAAATTGGAAGAAAAGGAATCTCAATCTCCTGCGGAAGGTGAACTTGTGAATGACCATCCATTGGGTGAAGTGACCGTGGGGCAAGACGAGAGTGTCAGTGATAGTTGCCTACTTTCTAGTCAAGACCAGACAGATCAAGATCCTATGTTTGTAGATATAACAAACTTAGAACAGATCAGAGCTTTGGTTGCATCCCTTGAGGCTGGTCTGCGATTCACGACATGTATAACGTCGTTAATGCCAATTCTTATCCAGTTATTGGCTTCATCTTCAGCCACAGATGTCGAGAACACTATTCTTCTGCTAATGAGATGCAGACAGTTTCAGGTTGAAGGTTcagaagcagcactccggaaaatgTTACCTCTG GTATTTTCTCAGGACAAGTCAATATATGAAGCAGTGGAGAGCGCATTCATTGCCATATACACAAAAAGGATCCCAACAGAAACAGCCAAAAGTTTGATAAACCTCAACATCGATTGTAGCATTGGTGACCTTGCTGCCCTGGAGAGCTTAGTTAGTTCATTGGTACTGAAAGGAGAGATTTCATCCAACACG ATGTCAGCTTTGTGGGATTATTTTTGCTTCAACATCAACGGTGTAAGGCCAGTGCAATGCCGTGGAGCTTTATCAATTCTTTGCATGGCAGCAAAGTCATCTCCTAGCATTCTGGGTACTCACTTGCAAGATATTGTTGACATTGGGTTTGGGCGCTTGGCTAAGGAAGAGCCTCTGCTTGCTAGAACTGCATGCCTTGCCCTGCAAAGATTATCAGAAGAAGACAAGATCAAATTACTAAGTACCAGTACCAGAGTATTTGCTGCACTGCAAAGCTTGGTAACTAGCTTCTCGCTTCCGGAGAAAATATGGTATGGCGCAACAGATAAAGCTATAAGTGCCATATATACCTTACACCCTGCACCTGAAATCTTTGCTGCTGAGATTGCAAAGAAATCCCTCAGTTCTGTATTCAGTGCCTTCGGAATGGATGGCATGTCTAATGGAGTGGAACTTGAAACTCAGAATAGTTCCACAATTACGGAGTTATCAGCCATGAAGTTGGGTAGATTTCTTTTTGTCATTAGTCATATAGCACTCAACCATTTGGTTTACATTGAGACTTCCGTTAAGAAAATCCACAAACAGAAACAGAAGAATGAAAAATCACAGTCCACCAATGAGGATAGTCAGGTAGATGGTTCCAAGAATTCGGAG GCACAAGACATAAATGCTGAACTGGGACTTGGTGCAACGAGAGATATTGCAATCGAGTTCTTTGCTGAAAAAGCTGAAAGGGAGATTGTTTCCTATTCTTGTGAAAAGAACCTTCTTGGACATTGCGGACCATTTCTATCAAAACTCTGCAGGAATCTGACTTTGCTGCAAAAG TTCCCGGAGTTACATGCTTCTGCAATGCTTGCTCTTTGCAGACTAATGATTATTGATGCAGAATTCTG CGAGGCAAATCTCCAGATCCTATTTACTGTTGTGGAAAACGCATCCTCTGAAATCGTCCGATCTAACTGCACTATAGCCCTTGGTGATTTAGCAGTTCGCTTTCCAAACCTCTTAGAACCTTGGACAGAACACATATATGCCCGATTGAGCGATTCATCGGCATCTGTGAGGAAGAATGCTGTGCTGGTCATTTCTCATCTCATATTGAATGACATGATGAAG GTTAAAGGTTATATCAACGAAATGGCGGTGAGGGTAGAAGATGAAGATGAGAGGATCTCAAGCCTTGCAAAACTCTTCTTCCATGAGTTGTCAAAGAAAG GGAGCAATCCAATTTATAATCTTCTTCCAGATATTCTGAGTAGACTGTGCAATCAACACCTCAAGGAAGAAACGTTTCGCAACATCATGCAATTCTTAATTGGTTCTATTAAAAAG GATAAACAAATGGAAGCTCTTGTCGATAAGCTTTGCAATAGGTTTGCTGGTGTAAATG ATGTTAGGCAGTGGGAGTATATCTCTTACTGCCTCTCTCAGCTAACCTTCACTGAGAAAGGTTTGAAGAAACTCATCGATAATTTCAAGATTTTTGAGCATGCATTAtgtgaagattctgtgctgaaccaCTTTAGAAGCGTGATAGCAAAG TGTAAGAAGTTTGCGAAGCCAGATCTCAAAGCTTGCATTGAGGAATTTGAGGAGAAAGTTAGCAAAGTTCatgaggaaaagaaagaacaagaaGCCACGGCAAGAAATGCGGAGGCACATAAGCAGAAAATTGATTCTCTTGATAAAATCCTACTCGCTAAGGAAGCTGGACAGAATGACAGAAACTCTGCTGAGG AGGAAACCAGTGAGGTTATCGATCCTTCAGTGGATGGCAATGTTGAAGACAAGGAGACAGAGGAAACTAGTGAGGTTACCGATCCGTCAGTGGATAGCAATGTTGAAAATAAGGGGGCAGAGGAAGGTACTGGGGACATTGACCCTTCAGTGGATAGCAATGCTGAAAATAAGGAGACAGAGGAAGCTACTGAGGTTACTGATCCTTCATTGGGAAGCAATGCTGAAAATGAGACAGAGGAAGGCACTGAGGTTACTGGTCCTTCAGTGGATAGCAGTGCTGAAAATGAGGAGACAGATGAAGCTACTGAGGATATTGATCCTTCAGCGGATAGGGCTGCTGAAAATAAGGAGAACAGGACAAAAGGCAGCGGCAACATTTGTTCCGGAAAAAGTCAGACATCATCCACTGTTACGGAATCAGAAGATGATAGCACAGAGGTTCAATCATCCAAAACTGTCCGCAGTCGCAAAG GTTCGACGCGATCGACTGTAAAGAAGATCAGAGAACCTATCTTGGAAGACTCTGCAGACGTTGCTCCTCCAGTCAGGCGTTCCACCCGCTCAAGTAGAAG ACAATGA